A genomic segment from candidate division WOR-3 bacterium encodes:
- the selB gene encoding selenocysteine-specific translation elongation factor: MNEVPKKHIVIGTAGHIDHGKSALIKSLTGTDPDRLKEEKERGMTTDLGFAFFGDDVTIIDVPGHEKFVRHMLAGASTIDFVLLVVAADDGVMPQTIEHFEILKLLQIKRGIIVITKIDLVDQKQIDRVIADIKALTADSFLADAPIVLVSNQTGAGIEDLKRLLKQLIDQTEPKKDKGVFRMPIDRCFTMKGFGTVIAGTVLSGRIKVGDTVELLPQKKELKVRGIEVHNKKVPEVGTGFRAAINIVGAEKEEIERGNVIAQPGFFLPSLFMNGSLYLLNSVPPLKSFTRIRLHLGTGEFIARVVLLEKKVLEPGEKSMVQFRLESPAVCDIGDRFVIRTYSPPITIGGGVILEPKAEKIKGFDEEILDHLKKLETQEPAVIVEEELNRSLTIPLRVEEIAREVNLPVESVKEIVNGLLEKKTIVLIDEKRGLYYSSKNITKLEEMIREILKTFHNENPTLVGMAKIELMNKLPKGLDHTLFNFLIDSLVKNSKIKATADGKISLFDFQVKVDEAFAEMAKRIEKIYFEAGFQTPTIEAIIVQGIGPVELIKKAYRYLLDNKTLINVGEGVVFHKERVEEAKNKLLNFLKEKKEIRVAEFRDLLNASRKYALPLLIYFDSKGITIKRGEVRVKGLGGGV, encoded by the coding sequence ATGAACGAGGTTCCCAAAAAACATATCGTTATCGGGACTGCCGGGCACATCGACCATGGCAAGAGTGCATTAATCAAATCCCTTACCGGCACGGATCCAGACCGATTAAAAGAAGAAAAAGAGCGGGGTATGACGACGGATTTGGGTTTTGCTTTTTTTGGTGATGATGTGACGATCATCGATGTGCCAGGGCATGAGAAGTTCGTGCGCCACATGCTCGCCGGTGCCAGCACGATTGATTTTGTATTACTGGTAGTCGCTGCCGATGATGGGGTCATGCCCCAGACGATTGAGCATTTTGAAATCCTGAAATTGCTCCAGATAAAAAGGGGTATAATCGTCATCACCAAGATTGACCTGGTGGATCAAAAGCAGATTGATAGGGTGATCGCGGATATCAAAGCACTGACCGCGGATTCTTTTCTCGCAGATGCCCCGATTGTGCTTGTTTCCAACCAAACCGGTGCTGGGATTGAAGATTTAAAAAGATTATTGAAACAGTTGATCGATCAGACCGAGCCTAAAAAGGATAAGGGAGTTTTCCGAATGCCCATTGACCGATGTTTCACCATGAAAGGATTCGGCACGGTCATCGCTGGCACAGTGCTCTCCGGGCGGATAAAGGTAGGGGATACTGTAGAACTTTTACCTCAAAAAAAAGAATTGAAAGTCCGAGGCATTGAGGTTCACAATAAAAAGGTTCCAGAGGTCGGAACCGGTTTTCGGGCAGCAATCAATATCGTGGGTGCAGAAAAAGAAGAGATTGAAAGGGGTAATGTCATTGCCCAACCCGGATTCTTTCTGCCTTCTTTATTTATGAATGGTTCGCTTTATCTATTGAATTCTGTCCCACCGTTAAAGAGTTTTACCCGGATAAGACTTCATCTGGGAACCGGCGAGTTCATCGCCCGTGTGGTGCTCTTAGAGAAAAAGGTCCTGGAACCGGGAGAGAAATCCATGGTTCAATTCCGACTGGAATCGCCTGCAGTCTGTGATATTGGCGACCGTTTTGTGATCCGGACCTATTCGCCACCGATAACAATCGGTGGGGGTGTGATTCTGGAACCCAAGGCAGAGAAGATAAAAGGGTTTGATGAGGAGATTTTAGACCATCTCAAGAAACTGGAAACACAGGAACCCGCAGTCATCGTGGAGGAAGAGTTGAATCGCAGTCTCACGATACCCCTGAGGGTTGAGGAGATTGCCCGGGAGGTAAATCTTCCGGTGGAGAGCGTTAAGGAAATCGTTAACGGATTGCTCGAGAAAAAAACAATTGTTCTTATTGATGAGAAGCGAGGACTTTATTACTCGAGCAAAAATATCACCAAACTGGAAGAGATGATTAGGGAAATTTTAAAGACCTTTCATAACGAAAATCCGACGCTCGTGGGCATGGCGAAGATTGAATTGATGAATAAATTGCCTAAGGGATTGGACCATACGCTTTTCAATTTCTTGATTGATTCGCTGGTGAAGAATTCAAAGATTAAAGCAACTGCTGATGGAAAGATAAGCCTCTTTGATTTTCAGGTGAAGGTGGATGAGGCATTCGCAGAGATGGCAAAGAGAATTGAGAAGATATATTTTGAGGCAGGATTTCAGACTCCAACGATAGAGGCGATCATTGTACAGGGGATTGGTCCTGTGGAACTTATCAAAAAAGCCTATCGTTATCTGCTGGATAACAAAACATTGATCAATGTGGGGGAGGGGGTGGTATTCCACAAAGAACGAGTAGAAGAAGCGAAGAATAAATTGTTGAATTTTTTGAAAGAAAAAAAAGAGATAAGAGTTGCCGAATTCCGGGACCTGTTAAACGCCAGCAGAAAATACGCATTACCCCTTTTGATATATTTTGATTCCAAGGGCATAACTATTAAGAGGGGTGAGGTTAGGGTTAAAGGACTTGGCGGAGGCGTGTAG
- the selA gene encoding L-seryl-tRNA(Sec) selenium transferase — protein sequence MDEIKDVKDIPAVDKILNFPELRDYVERLDRRYLVQIVREKTEEFRKKILNGERSQIAELKNSIVDEIRELLQPYYTYAINGLGVILHTGLGRAPYLAYIANTMLELSAGYFRLQIDEEGRRADRYQRISRLLQLLTGAEAGMFVNNNAAATLLILNTLCKGKEVIISRGQLIEIGGSFRIPEVMAQSGAILREVGTTNRTHLKDYETAINENTGALLRVHQSNYRIIGFTKEVPLEELVSLGRKYNLPVIDDLGSGALIDFSKYDLPKEPLVQDSIKIGADLVCFSGDKLLGGPQAGIIVGKKEYIERLKRNPLTRALRCDKVTSAILEATLQLFLYKEELIIENHGVMELILKPISKIKSQARWCLKRLENLPGLKCSIESSVSEIGGGSLSTEQLPTYVLAIKPEKMPVERLARAMRLNRPPIFGRIEDDRYLLDFRTIFEGEERPIVEALKRIIG from the coding sequence ATGGATGAAATAAAAGATGTAAAAGATATTCCCGCGGTTGATAAAATTTTAAACTTCCCGGAACTAAGAGATTATGTTGAGAGACTGGACCGGAGATATCTCGTCCAGATCGTCCGGGAAAAGACCGAAGAATTTAGAAAAAAGATATTGAATGGAGAAAGATCGCAGATTGCAGAATTGAAAAACTCCATTGTTGATGAAATAAGAGAATTGCTTCAGCCTTATTATACTTATGCGATCAATGGTCTGGGTGTCATTCTCCACACCGGTCTGGGCCGGGCACCATATCTTGCGTATATTGCCAATACCATGCTGGAATTGAGTGCGGGCTATTTTAGATTGCAGATCGATGAAGAGGGGCGGCGTGCTGACCGCTATCAGCGAATAAGCCGATTGCTCCAGTTGCTCACCGGTGCCGAAGCCGGGATGTTTGTGAATAATAATGCCGCAGCCACCCTCTTGATCCTCAATACACTCTGTAAAGGTAAAGAAGTGATTATCTCCCGGGGGCAGTTGATCGAAATCGGTGGTTCGTTCCGGATTCCCGAGGTCATGGCGCAGAGTGGAGCAATATTGAGGGAGGTGGGTACTACAAATCGGACACATTTGAAGGATTATGAAACAGCGATTAACGAGAATACCGGTGCCCTGTTGCGGGTACACCAATCCAATTACCGGATAATTGGTTTTACCAAAGAGGTGCCGCTGGAAGAGCTCGTTTCACTGGGTAGAAAATATAATCTCCCGGTGATCGATGACTTGGGGAGCGGTGCCCTGATTGATTTTTCAAAGTATGACTTACCAAAAGAGCCGCTCGTCCAGGATAGTATCAAAATTGGTGCGGACCTTGTCTGTTTTAGTGGTGACAAACTCCTCGGTGGTCCCCAGGCAGGGATCATCGTAGGAAAGAAGGAATATATTGAACGGTTGAAGCGCAATCCCCTGACCCGGGCATTGCGCTGTGATAAGGTGACCAGCGCCATATTGGAAGCAACTCTTCAATTATTTCTCTATAAAGAAGAATTGATCATCGAGAACCACGGCGTGATGGAATTGATCTTAAAACCGATTTCCAAAATAAAAAGTCAGGCCCGTTGGTGTCTTAAACGGCTGGAGAACCTACCGGGATTAAAATGTAGTATTGAATCTTCGGTCTCGGAAATCGGTGGTGGTTCGCTGAGTACCGAACAACTCCCTACCTATGTTTTAGCAATCAAACCAGAAAAGATGCCGGTTGAAAGACTTGCCCGGGCAATGAGGTTGAACCGGCCACCGATATTTGGTCGGATTGAAGATGACCGGTATCTGCTCGATTTCCGGACAATTTTTGAAGGTGAGGAGAGGCCGATTGTTGAAGCCCTGAAAAGAATCATAGGTTGA